One part of the Paracoccus sp. MBLB3053 genome encodes these proteins:
- a CDS encoding DNA-3-methyladenine glycosylase I — MNEPERCGWCGADPLYVAYHDEEWGVPEYDSRALWEKLVLDGFQAGLSWITILRKRDSFRECFEGFDPERVARWGEVEIARALADPGIIRHRGKIEATVSGARAYLEIEGSEGFSPFIWSFVGGRPLQNARASLAEVPAKTAESEAMAKALKKRGFKFCGPVITYAFMQACGLVNDHVTGCPCHAKVKALSPGG, encoded by the coding sequence ATGAACGAACCAGAGCGATGCGGCTGGTGCGGGGCTGACCCGCTTTACGTCGCCTATCATGACGAGGAATGGGGCGTCCCCGAATACGACTCGCGGGCGCTTTGGGAAAAGCTCGTGCTGGATGGCTTTCAGGCCGGGCTGAGCTGGATCACCATCCTGCGCAAGCGCGACAGCTTTCGCGAGTGCTTCGAGGGTTTCGACCCCGAGCGCGTCGCCCGCTGGGGCGAGGTCGAGATTGCCCGGGCCCTGGCCGATCCGGGCATCATCCGCCATCGCGGCAAGATCGAGGCGACGGTCAGCGGGGCGCGGGCCTATCTCGAGATCGAAGGCTCCGAGGGGTTTTCGCCCTTCATCTGGTCCTTTGTGGGGGGGCGTCCATTGCAGAACGCGAGGGCCAGCCTGGCCGAGGTGCCGGCCAAGACGGCGGAATCCGAGGCCATGGCCAAAGCGCTGAAGAAGCGCGGCTTCAAGTTCTGCGGCCCGGTCATCACCTATGCCTTCATGCAGGCCTGCGGGCTGGTCAATGACCACGTCACGGGCTGCCCATGCCACGCCAAGGTCAAGGCGCTGTCGCCTGGCGGATAA
- the argH gene encoding argininosuccinate lyase, which produces MTEQPASTANQMWGGRFAAGPDAIMEAINASIGFDQRLYAQDIRGSRAHAAMLAAQGIISTSDAEAIGEGLLTVLSEIEKGGFPFSTALEDIHMNVESRLKEIIGEPAGRLHTARSRNDQVATDFRLWVRDQCDAAIDGLDALIRAALGQAEKGADWVMPGFTHLQTAQPVTWGHHMMAYVEMFGRDLSRFRDARKRMNESPLGAAALAGTGFPIDRHATAEALGFDRPMANSLDAVSDRDFALEYLSSAAICAVHLSRLAEELVIWSSAQFRFVTMSDRFSTGSSIMPQKKNPDAAELIRAKIGRILGAAVALFVVMKGLPLAYSKDMQEDKEQVFDAADNLMIALAAMTGMLSDLTANRDRLEAAAGSGFSTATDLADWLVREAGLPFREAHHVTGALVAMAEKSGVDLPELSLAQMQSVNPAITEDIFNVLGVHNSVASRMSYGGTAPAQVRAQIARWTELLGEKA; this is translated from the coding sequence ATGACCGAACAGCCCGCCAGCACCGCCAACCAGATGTGGGGTGGACGTTTCGCCGCCGGGCCGGATGCGATCATGGAGGCGATCAACGCCTCGATCGGGTTCGACCAGCGGCTCTATGCCCAGGACATCCGGGGCAGCCGTGCCCATGCCGCGATGCTTGCCGCACAAGGCATCATCAGCACTAGCGATGCCGAAGCGATCGGGGAAGGGCTTCTCACGGTGTTGTCAGAGATCGAGAAGGGCGGATTCCCGTTCTCGACCGCGCTGGAAGACATCCACATGAACGTGGAATCGCGGCTCAAGGAAATCATCGGCGAGCCGGCGGGGCGGCTGCATACGGCCCGGTCTCGCAACGACCAGGTGGCGACCGATTTCCGGCTTTGGGTCCGCGACCAATGCGATGCCGCGATCGACGGGCTGGACGCGCTGATCCGCGCCGCGCTGGGCCAGGCCGAGAAGGGCGCGGATTGGGTCATGCCAGGCTTTACCCATTTGCAAACCGCGCAGCCGGTGACCTGGGGCCATCACATGATGGCCTATGTCGAAATGTTCGGCCGCGACCTGTCGCGCTTCCGCGATGCCAGGAAGCGGATGAACGAATCCCCCTTGGGCGCGGCGGCGTTGGCCGGGACGGGCTTCCCGATCGACCGCCACGCGACCGCCGAGGCCTTGGGCTTCGACCGGCCGATGGCGAACAGCCTCGACGCCGTCAGCGACCGGGATTTCGCGCTGGAATACCTGTCGAGTGCGGCGATCTGCGCCGTTCACCTGTCGCGCCTGGCAGAGGAACTGGTGATCTGGTCCTCGGCCCAGTTCCGCTTCGTGACCATGTCGGACCGCTTCTCGACCGGCTCCTCGATCATGCCGCAGAAGAAGAATCCCGATGCTGCCGAGCTGATCCGCGCCAAGATCGGGCGCATCCTCGGCGCGGCTGTCGCGCTGTTCGTGGTGATGAAGGGACTTCCGCTGGCCTATTCCAAGGACATGCAGGAAGACAAGGAGCAGGTTTTTGATGCCGCCGACAACCTGATGATCGCGCTGGCCGCCATGACCGGGATGCTTTCCGACCTGACCGCGAATCGCGACCGTCTGGAGGCGGCGGCGGGCTCGGGCTTCTCGACCGCGACGGATCTGGCCGACTGGCTGGTGCGCGAGGCAGGGTTGCCCTTCCGCGAGGCGCATCACGTCACCGGCGCGCTGGTCGCCATGGCCGAGAAATCGGGCGTCGATTTGCCCGAGCTGAGCCTCGCGCAGATGCAATCGGTCAATCCGGCGATCACCGAGGACATCTTCAACGTGCTCGGCGTACATAATTCGGTCGCCTCGCGCATGTCCTATGGCGGCACCGCGCCTGCACAGGTCCGTGCCCAGATCGCGCGCTGGACCGAGCTTCTTGGGGAAAAGGCATGA
- a CDS encoding cell division ATP-binding protein FtsE — MIEMHNLSFGYSGGEPLLADMSLSLQPGSFHFLTGPSGSGKTTFLRLCYADLLPSAGRMTAFGQDVTSLSRDGIAALRRRVGVVHQDTQFLDHLPVAENIALPQIVAGQSVDMQSISDLLSWVQLTQHSRSLPPSLSGGERQRAALARAVIMSPDLIIADEPTGNLDWDMSMRLLDLLVGLNHSGKSVLFATHDLNLIRAAKQHVQARVLRIAGKRLQLAGADL; from the coding sequence GTGATCGAGATGCACAACCTGTCCTTCGGCTATAGCGGGGGCGAGCCGCTGCTGGCGGATATGTCCTTGTCGCTTCAGCCGGGATCGTTCCATTTCCTGACCGGCCCTTCGGGTTCGGGCAAGACCACCTTCCTGAGGCTTTGCTATGCCGATCTGTTGCCGAGTGCCGGGCGCATGACCGCATTCGGCCAGGATGTGACGAGCCTGTCGCGCGACGGAATAGCCGCGTTGCGCCGGCGGGTGGGCGTCGTCCACCAGGACACGCAGTTCCTTGACCATCTTCCGGTGGCCGAGAATATCGCATTGCCGCAGATCGTCGCGGGACAGAGCGTGGACATGCAGTCGATCAGCGATCTTCTGTCCTGGGTGCAATTGACGCAGCACAGCCGGTCGTTGCCACCCTCGCTTTCCGGCGGGGAAAGGCAGCGTGCGGCCCTGGCGCGTGCGGTCATCATGTCGCCCGACCTGATCATTGCCGATGAGCCGACGGGCAATCTTGACTGGGACATGTCGATGCGCTTGCTGGATCTGCTGGTGGGGCTCAACCATTCGGGGAAATCGGTCCTTTTTGCGACTCACGACCTCAACCTGATCCGCGCCGCCAAGCAACATGTGCAGGCGCGCGTGCTGCGCATCGCCGGCAAGCGGCTGCAACTTGCGGGAGCAGACCTGTGA
- a CDS encoding DUF2834 domain-containing protein: protein MSPPRSDLTPLRLIWLAIALLGGVMALWRGEVLWHGARGTEMVAQVALGLWCMVETMVRRNWAAFLTYPALALGIGCALPLYLFIRSRRIT, encoded by the coding sequence GTGTCACCACCTCGCTCTGACCTGACGCCGCTGCGCCTGATCTGGCTGGCAATCGCTCTGCTTGGCGGCGTCATGGCGCTGTGGCGGGGCGAAGTCCTTTGGCATGGCGCGCGCGGCACCGAGATGGTCGCGCAGGTCGCGCTTGGGCTTTGGTGCATGGTCGAGACGATGGTGCGACGCAACTGGGCGGCCTTCCTGACCTATCCGGCGCTGGCGCTCGGCATCGGCTGCGCCCTGCCGCTTTATCTTTTCATCCGCTCTCGCAGGATCACCTGA
- a CDS encoding zinc-ribbon domain-containing protein, whose amino-acid sequence MRLICPRCGAQYEIPDTAIPASGREVECSACSHVWRQDGPAPAAPAPAFEGGHRSDQHYDPAARPALNRPLHESVLAILREETARELSARREAGRETVPDAGSATDDHIDASRTAAPAAPPDPAGPRHESSLPPAEEIVWPVTTVILPGDPLPMGGAAEAPPAEASKASAPSTPEPADPPREVVSAEAETEAAPVSTPAPSALPDAAQLAATLTRKPDPAEAAPEDAPPVETVTEAQPERSTAVLLRPAADPVPLPPKVAVIVPDRSHSGYWLGFGLAVAVAAGLAAFYSLAPDEGSSLAAEWKADLDRGRIWLHDRATALMGGLGGTD is encoded by the coding sequence ATGCGCCTTATCTGTCCACGTTGCGGAGCCCAATACGAGATCCCGGATACGGCGATTCCCGCATCAGGGCGCGAAGTGGAATGCTCGGCCTGCAGCCATGTCTGGCGACAGGACGGGCCCGCCCCTGCGGCACCGGCCCCGGCTTTCGAGGGCGGGCACCGTTCTGACCAGCATTACGATCCGGCCGCGCGCCCCGCATTGAACCGCCCGCTGCACGAATCGGTTCTGGCGATCCTGCGCGAGGAAACCGCGCGTGAACTTTCCGCAAGACGAGAGGCGGGTCGTGAAACCGTCCCCGACGCAGGCTCGGCAACGGACGATCACATTGACGCGAGCAGAACGGCTGCGCCCGCCGCACCCCCGGACCCGGCCGGACCCAGACATGAGTCCTCGCTTCCCCCTGCCGAGGAAATAGTCTGGCCGGTGACGACCGTCATCCTGCCCGGAGACCCCCTGCCGATGGGCGGCGCCGCGGAAGCCCCCCCTGCCGAGGCATCAAAGGCTTCTGCGCCGTCGACGCCTGAACCCGCAGACCCGCCGAGAGAGGTCGTGTCGGCCGAAGCCGAAACCGAAGCGGCGCCCGTATCCACCCCCGCGCCATCGGCGCTGCCCGATGCCGCGCAACTGGCGGCAACCCTCACCCGCAAACCCGACCCGGCAGAGGCAGCGCCCGAAGATGCTCCGCCGGTCGAAACGGTGACCGAGGCCCAGCCCGAGCGGTCGACGGCCGTGCTCCTGCGCCCTGCCGCCGATCCCGTGCCGCTTCCGCCCAAGGTCGCGGTGATCGTCCCGGATCGTTCCCATTCCGGCTACTGGCTTGGGTTTGGGCTGGCGGTCGCCGTTGCGGCGGGGCTTGCGGCCTTCTATTCGCTCGCGCCGGACGAGGGCTCTTCGCTTGCTGCTGAATGGAAAGCCGATCTGGATCGGGGCCGGATCTGGCTGCACGATCGCGCCACTGCGCTGATGGGCGGCCTTGGCGGCACCGACTAA
- a CDS encoding DUF4175 domain-containing protein: MTRPPEPRQARRAVGLTRAGMWWESAASAFWPLAVLLSLLIAALAFGAAELVSSSTLLAIALISLLAVVVAGFYGWRKFRMPSLPQARDRVDQTLPGRPLSALSDDVAIGAADKGSTALWQAHLARMEREAAAARAVLPDARLRWLDPVGLRLVGLVALAMAILFAPAGRLGLGISALGATLRPSSDSRPGPAQGSAWEGWAAPPAYTRRPTIYLNSLPEGRALEMPKGTQFSFRLYGDGIELSQSIGPAREGADPAAPEFSAEQDGLIQVADRRFPVVVIPDAAPSVEPVVAPDRRADGRFLQPFSASDDNGVSGGKALISLDLAALDRRYGLAVAPEPRDPVEIALPMPATGNRKEVRGQIATDLSRHPWANLPVTVSLEVVDGIEQKGQSRPVRMILPGRRFFDPLGASLIELRRDLLWSRDNAARSAQVLRTVSWQPEGFMDPELAHGLRSVLGTLEAGPLTEEERNRLAQVLWDAAVALEDGGLADALERMQQAQERLSEAIRNGASPDEIQRLMDELREATDAYTDMLAQQQQQEQDPSERFDRSPQGGQQITGDQIQQMMDEIQRLMNEGRMAEAQQLLDQFNRMMQNLRVTQSQDGSGEGGRQRPMGRLAETLRQQQELADEAMRQMQDQYGQWQPEGQQGQGGQQSQDLADRQRELREDLGRQRGLMPGRGTREGDAARQNLDDAGRAMEEAEQALREGDQAGAMERQAQAIQDMREGMRSLNDMMSQHSPSGQEGQPQEGGQEGGPDGPSGERNGPRGLADAYRNDPQTDPLGRSTEGNGGQVTTGNPLAQGPDPARRARDLQDEIRRRSGERDRSRDERDYLDRLLDNF; this comes from the coding sequence ATGACCAGACCGCCGGAGCCCAGACAGGCCAGACGCGCGGTCGGATTGACCCGCGCCGGCATGTGGTGGGAATCGGCGGCAAGCGCCTTCTGGCCCCTTGCAGTCCTGCTGTCGCTGCTGATCGCTGCACTTGCCTTTGGCGCGGCCGAGCTCGTCTCGTCCTCGACCCTGCTTGCGATCGCCCTGATTTCCCTGCTCGCCGTGGTGGTTGCAGGGTTTTACGGCTGGCGCAAATTCCGGATGCCGAGCTTGCCGCAGGCGCGGGATCGCGTCGACCAGACGCTGCCCGGCCGCCCGCTTTCCGCGCTGAGCGACGATGTCGCGATCGGTGCGGCGGACAAGGGCTCGACGGCGCTTTGGCAGGCCCATCTGGCGCGGATGGAACGCGAGGCCGCGGCCGCGCGAGCGGTCCTGCCCGATGCGCGCTTGCGCTGGCTCGACCCCGTCGGACTGCGGCTCGTGGGGTTGGTCGCGCTGGCAATGGCTATTCTTTTCGCGCCCGCCGGGCGACTTGGGCTGGGCATCTCGGCCCTTGGCGCCACGCTTCGCCCTTCTTCCGACAGCAGGCCCGGACCGGCTCAGGGTTCGGCCTGGGAAGGCTGGGCCGCACCGCCTGCCTATACCCGCCGTCCGACGATCTATCTGAATTCCCTCCCCGAGGGGCGGGCGCTTGAGATGCCCAAGGGCACGCAATTCAGCTTTCGCCTTTACGGCGATGGGATCGAACTGAGCCAGAGCATCGGGCCAGCGCGCGAGGGTGCCGATCCTGCCGCCCCGGAATTTTCCGCCGAGCAGGACGGTTTGATCCAGGTGGCCGACCGCCGGTTCCCCGTGGTCGTCATCCCCGATGCCGCGCCATCGGTCGAGCCTGTCGTGGCACCGGACCGTCGCGCCGATGGCCGCTTCCTGCAGCCATTCTCGGCCTCGGACGACAATGGCGTCTCGGGGGGCAAGGCGCTTATATCGCTCGACTTGGCGGCGCTTGATCGCCGCTATGGTCTTGCCGTCGCGCCCGAGCCCCGCGATCCGGTCGAGATCGCGCTGCCGATGCCAGCAACGGGCAATCGCAAGGAGGTTCGGGGCCAGATCGCGACGGATCTGTCCCGACATCCCTGGGCCAACCTGCCGGTCACCGTTTCTCTCGAGGTTGTGGACGGCATCGAGCAGAAGGGGCAGTCCCGACCGGTGCGGATGATCCTGCCCGGGCGGCGTTTCTTCGATCCGCTTGGCGCGTCGCTGATCGAATTGCGGCGCGACCTTCTGTGGTCGCGCGACAATGCGGCGCGCAGCGCGCAGGTGCTGCGCACGGTCAGTTGGCAGCCCGAAGGGTTCATGGACCCGGAGTTGGCGCACGGGCTGCGCAGTGTTCTTGGAACGCTCGAAGCCGGGCCGCTGACCGAGGAAGAGCGAAATCGCCTGGCGCAGGTGCTTTGGGATGCGGCGGTTGCGCTAGAGGACGGTGGCCTGGCAGACGCGCTTGAGCGGATGCAGCAGGCGCAGGAACGGCTGTCCGAAGCGATCCGCAACGGCGCGAGCCCGGACGAGATCCAGCGGCTGATGGATGAACTGCGCGAGGCAACGGACGCTTATACGGACATGCTGGCCCAGCAACAGCAGCAGGAACAGGATCCCTCGGAACGCTTCGATCGTTCGCCGCAGGGGGGGCAGCAGATCACGGGCGACCAGATCCAGCAGATGATGGACGAGATCCAGCGCCTGATGAACGAAGGCCGGATGGCCGAGGCGCAGCAACTGCTCGACCAGTTCAACCGCATGATGCAGAACCTGCGGGTGACGCAAAGTCAGGATGGTTCGGGCGAAGGCGGGCGCCAACGTCCGATGGGCCGGCTTGCCGAGACCTTGCGCCAGCAGCAGGAATTGGCGGATGAGGCGATGCGCCAGATGCAGGATCAATATGGCCAGTGGCAGCCCGAAGGTCAGCAGGGGCAGGGCGGCCAGCAAAGCCAGGACCTTGCCGACAGGCAGCGCGAACTGCGCGAGGATCTTGGCCGCCAGCGGGGGCTGATGCCCGGTCGCGGCACGCGTGAGGGCGATGCTGCCCGGCAGAATCTGGACGATGCCGGACGGGCGATGGAGGAGGCCGAACAGGCGCTGCGCGAAGGCGATCAAGCGGGCGCGATGGAGCGACAGGCCCAGGCGATCCAGGACATGCGCGAGGGGATGCGTTCGCTGAACGACATGATGAGCCAGCACAGTCCGTCAGGGCAGGAAGGCCAGCCGCAAGAGGGCGGGCAGGAGGGTGGCCCCGACGGCCCTTCGGGAGAGCGCAACGGCCCGCGGGGGCTGGCGGATGCCTATCGCAATGATCCGCAGACCGATCCTCTGGGCCGCTCGACCGAAGGCAATGGCGGTCAAGTCACCACGGGAAATCCTCTTGCACAGGGGCCGGACCCGGCGCGCCGGGCCCGTGATCTGCAAGACGAAATCCGTCGGCGCAGCGGCGAGCGCGACCGTTCGCGCGATGAACGCGATTATCTCGACCGGTTGCTCGATAATTTCTGA
- the lysA gene encoding diaminopimelate decarboxylase — protein sequence MDHFNYVDGVLHAENVPLTRIAAEVGTPVYVYSTATLTRHFKLFQQALDWSDHLVCFAVKSNSNLAVLKVLADLGAGMDIVSAGEYARAKAAGVPGERIVFSGVGKTAPEMRLALEGGIRQFNVESEPEMELLSEIAASMGLRAPIAVRVNPDVDAKTHEKIATGKSENKFGIPIAKAREVYARAASLPGIEVVGIDMHIGSQLTDLDPYRQAYAKMAELTRALRADGHDIRRLDMGGGLGIPYRRDNNAPPLPIEYGQVIRDAVGDLGCEIEIEPGRNISGNAGILLSSVIYLKQGEGRDFLILDAAMNDLIRPAMYSAHHDIVPIHEQAPGASVAPYDVVGPVCETGDTFEKAVELPNLEAGALVALRSAGAYGAVMASEYNSRPLVPEVLVHGDQFAVIRARPTLEEMLGRDTIPEWL from the coding sequence ATGGATCACTTCAATTACGTGGACGGCGTGCTGCATGCCGAGAACGTGCCCCTGACCCGTATCGCGGCCGAGGTCGGAACGCCGGTCTATGTCTATTCGACCGCAACGCTGACCCGCCATTTCAAGCTGTTCCAGCAGGCACTTGACTGGTCCGATCACCTGGTCTGCTTCGCGGTCAAGTCGAATTCGAACCTTGCCGTCTTGAAGGTGCTGGCGGATCTGGGCGCGGGCATGGATATCGTTTCGGCCGGGGAATATGCCCGGGCCAAGGCGGCGGGCGTGCCGGGCGAGCGCATCGTCTTTTCCGGCGTCGGCAAGACCGCCCCCGAGATGCGCTTGGCGCTGGAAGGCGGCATCCGCCAGTTCAACGTCGAATCCGAGCCCGAGATGGAGCTGCTTTCCGAGATCGCGGCCTCGATGGGCCTGCGCGCGCCGATTGCTGTCCGGGTGAACCCGGATGTGGACGCCAAGACCCATGAAAAGATCGCGACCGGCAAATCGGAAAACAAGTTCGGCATCCCGATCGCCAAGGCGCGCGAGGTCTATGCCCGCGCGGCAAGCCTTCCGGGGATCGAGGTCGTCGGCATCGACATGCATATCGGCAGCCAGCTGACCGACCTTGACCCCTACAGGCAGGCCTATGCCAAGATGGCCGAATTGACCCGCGCGCTTCGCGCCGACGGCCACGATATCCGCCGCCTCGACATGGGCGGTGGACTGGGCATCCCCTATCGCCGCGACAATAACGCGCCACCCCTGCCGATCGAATACGGGCAGGTGATCCGCGATGCCGTAGGTGATCTGGGCTGCGAGATCGAAATCGAGCCGGGCCGCAACATCTCGGGCAATGCCGGCATCCTGCTTTCGAGTGTCATCTATCTCAAGCAGGGTGAGGGCCGGGATTTCCTGATCCTCGACGCGGCGATGAACGACCTGATTCGCCCGGCCATGTATTCGGCCCATCACGATATCGTCCCGATCCATGAGCAGGCGCCGGGCGCCAGCGTCGCCCCCTATGACGTCGTCGGACCGGTTTGCGAAACCGGCGATACGTTCGAAAAAGCCGTGGAACTGCCCAATCTTGAGGCAGGAGCGCTTGTCGCGCTGCGTTCGGCGGGGGCTTACGGCGCCGTGATGGCCTCGGAATACAATTCCCGCCCCCTTGTGCCGGAAGTTCTGGTGCACGGGGATCAATTCGCCGTCATTCGGGCAAGACCAACGCTTGAGGAAATGCTGGGACGCGATACCATTCCGGAATGGCTCTAG
- a CDS encoding cell division protein FtsX, whose translation MTRPDSAGTDRVVPPTGFTAQLTVFAAAAMAFLAVFALALALATGRLAERWSTELGQSATIRVSAPQDQIDDQTVTVMEVLKTTPGIAGSRLLPDAEVEKLLEPWFGPDVPVEALPIPRLIEVIEAKEGFDADALRLRLQGEAPGAVLDDHTRWRQPLVRAAGRLKVLGLFSLVLIAAASGAMITLAAKAALAANGQVIRVLRLIGARDITIATAFVRRFTRRAAMGAAIGTGLGMIAVWALPAADDAGGFLTGLGFQGWGWFWPLLIPAVAAVIGFGATRSAALRMLREVR comes from the coding sequence CTGACCCGGCCCGATTCAGCCGGCACCGATCGTGTCGTCCCGCCGACCGGTTTCACGGCGCAACTGACCGTATTCGCGGCGGCGGCGATGGCCTTTCTTGCGGTTTTTGCGCTGGCGCTGGCTTTGGCGACCGGGCGGCTGGCCGAGCGCTGGTCGACCGAGTTGGGGCAAAGCGCGACGATCCGGGTTTCGGCCCCGCAGGACCAGATCGACGATCAGACGGTCACGGTCATGGAGGTGCTGAAGACCACGCCGGGCATCGCCGGGTCGCGCCTGCTGCCCGATGCCGAGGTCGAAAAGCTGTTGGAGCCGTGGTTCGGACCCGATGTTCCGGTCGAGGCCCTGCCCATTCCCCGCCTGATCGAGGTGATCGAGGCCAAGGAAGGCTTCGATGCAGATGCGCTTCGGCTGCGCCTGCAGGGCGAGGCGCCGGGCGCGGTGCTTGACGATCACACGCGCTGGCGTCAGCCGTTGGTGAGGGCTGCCGGTCGGCTGAAGGTGCTTGGCCTGTTTTCGCTGGTGCTGATTGCGGCCGCATCGGGCGCGATGATCACGCTGGCCGCCAAGGCAGCGCTGGCCGCGAACGGTCAGGTGATCCGGGTGCTGCGCCTGATCGGCGCGCGCGATATCACGATTGCGACGGCCTTCGTGCGCCGGTTCACGCGCCGCGCCGCAATGGGCGCGGCCATCGGCACCGGGCTCGGGATGATCGCGGTCTGGGCGCTGCCTGCGGCCGATGATGCCGGCGGCTTCCTGACCGGGCTCGGCTTTCAGGGCTGGGGCTGGTTCTGGCCGCTGCTCATTCCGGCCGTGGCTGCAGTGATCGGATTCGGTGCGACCCGCTCGGCCGCGCTTCGCATGCTGCGGGAGGTCCGCTGA
- a CDS encoding TlpA disulfide reductase family protein: MLRTLVLYTALLIGANPAFAGKIDWQAAHDGGLAKLSQSDPRPVPETTFTDPDGGTHSLRDYRGKVVLLNFWATWCAPCREEMPSLDALQAELGGKDFQVVAIAAGHNPAPAIRKFLDQAKVENLPVLLDPRQGLAREMGVMGMPVTILIDRDGNEIARLIGGADWSSDTAKTLIRQATAP; the protein is encoded by the coding sequence ATGCTGCGTACGCTGGTTCTTTATACGGCCCTGCTCATCGGTGCAAACCCGGCCTTCGCCGGGAAAATCGACTGGCAGGCGGCGCATGATGGCGGGCTTGCGAAATTGTCGCAAAGCGATCCCCGGCCTGTGCCCGAAACCACCTTCACCGACCCCGATGGCGGCACCCACTCTCTCAGGGATTATCGCGGCAAGGTCGTACTTCTGAACTTCTGGGCGACATGGTGTGCCCCCTGCCGCGAGGAAATGCCTTCGCTCGACGCCTTGCAGGCCGAACTGGGCGGCAAGGATTTCCAGGTCGTTGCGATCGCCGCAGGGCACAATCCCGCCCCCGCGATCCGGAAATTCCTTGACCAGGCAAAGGTAGAAAACCTGCCCGTCCTGCTTGATCCGCGTCAGGGCCTTGCCCGCGAAATGGGGGTGATGGGGATGCCCGTGACAATCCTCATCGACCGCGATGGCAATGAGATCGCCCGCCTGATCGGCGGGGCCGACTGGTCATCTGACACCGCCAAGACGCTTATCCGCCAGGCGACAGCGCCTTGA